In Camelina sativa cultivar DH55 chromosome 13, Cs, whole genome shotgun sequence, the genomic window tgctttggtatttttcttttccttcttctttgaaATCGTTCCCCTAAACCATAAtatttaatctctctctctttgacaccattctttttttttttttttcactaaaaatagagaaactcttcttctcttcttctcgtATTCCTTTTTCAATACACACAACAATAACTGTTCGATTTCTATAGATACACAAGTATATGATTAACAACAACGAAGATTAGCATTCTACATTCAGTGTTCAAATggagaatataattaaaaatggaTTGGCCATTTTTGGGTGTTGACAGTATCAGTGCGGCATGGATGATATAGACTCATGCATGTTTGAAATATGCAAGTGGAAAGTAATACTTTCAACGGTAATCTCAAGAGAGGTCACGTGTCATTTAATTGTATGGTTAGCTGCTAAGTACGTGTCATTTAGCTGCTAAGTACTGATAGGAAGTATGTGTACCTTGGACCGTCACGAAGAATCTGAGATAAATCGGTACAACaatgatttagaaaaaaatgtttcgtcaaatatatattagagtaTTTGTAATTCTTCCCTTGAATAAGGGTAAAAttgtaaatcatatattaaatgaGACCTTGCTGCACCACAATCCCAGCTCGAGAGTGTGATTCGACGccttttacatttttactaAACTCATCACGGTTTTCACACACTTGAATCATGTCACAGTTGAGCCGAAAGATCATTCGTTGGTGACCCTGTAATTAGGGTCGTCACACCGGAGCCGTACCGGACTTCCATTCAACCTCTTAGTCAGGCCCGAATTAAATATAAGGCCCGATCGTTTGATATACGGACGATGCCCTAAACAAGAATCGTTTGATATAAATACTTATTCAGACCTAAAATGGCTGAATCCCCGAAAGtgtattacatttttttttttggttgtcgcCTCTAGAAAACCTAGCAAGCCGCTCTTGTCAACTTCTCCAATGGACGAATCCGTCGACAAGGTActcttcttttatctttgtgGCTTTCTTCACAAGGATCTCTCTTTAATCTCTGTTTCTCAAGTAGTGATTTCTTCACAAAGTATgtaagaaatttttgtttttaattagtagaATGTCTGATTAGATCGTTTGTACCTTTTATCAGGGGATGAAATCGCTGTCACTGAATGGTAGTAGTGATGCAGCCATTCCAAATAGCCGGTAAATTGATCAATTTCTTTGGTATGTAATAATGTGTAAAGATGTTGTTCTCTTTGTCACGTCGTTgttgataaatattattaaaatcaaataattgcAGTGGGATAGGGAGAATATTCGCTTCGGGATATGACACTGCTCTTACTCGTGATGTTGTCGAGAGCGCTCTGAGAAAACATTTCGCTTCATGTGGAGAGATCACTGATGTTTATATTCCAGTGAACTATCATGAGGATAACAGAATCTGGAAGTTTAGTAGTGCCTTCTCTAATAcctccagttttttttttcttctttgctcagctctttattacaaataaaaagttataacGAGAAAACTTGCTTTGTTTCACATACGTACAGATgtgcttttatatattttgtgggAGAGGGAGCAGTGGATAAGGCTTTGAAGCTTAACGGAAGTGACGTGGATGGATGGAATGTCTCTGTTACTGCTTATCCTTTTCCCGAAAATGCAAACAGGTAACCTGATCATGTTTCATCTCCTGCTGGCgattttgttatataatgtttttttttttttttatcttatctcGTGTAAATACAATTATTGCAGTTCCGGTGATGTAAAAGTTGAAGGATATGACCCTTCCCTTAGTCGTGATGAAATCCTGAGCGCTATGACtaaacttttctcttcttacGGAGAGATTAGTCCAATCATATTTTCAGATCGGTTTGTGGCTTCTTCCtagtatttctttttcttctcaacttTCAAGTTTGTAAGTGCATAACTCTAAAGATACGcctctctttttgttgttgatttttacACTCAGTTCTATTGCATATTGAGGGAAAAGACGCTGCAGAGAAGGTGCCTGAACTTAATGGCATCGTCATCGGGGGACGCAAATTAGTTGTTCGTCTTCTTTCTGGACTAGACAAATCCACCCGCCACCCACGCCGCTTACGTGGCGGCCCCATTTGTGGCCGCAGATACTTCCCAAAGgtacaaaaaaattgattcttgattcttgattctttggTAACTAAGTGTATACTTTCGGGTTTATCTTAGAGGATGAAGTTTAAGCCCTCTCTTGAGTAAGAAAGAGCCTCTCTTAGAAGGAGAAAGTAATAGACAGCTCTCCTTGGTGTGTGTTTTCTGTCTAGATGTGATAGATACGATGCAACCTCTCTCTTTTAGTTGTTATATGCTTGTGGATGTTAAAATAAACTCGATACTTTCTGCTGTCATTATTAGTAAGTATGATATTTTTTATGTGTGGATGTTCAAACTAAAGCTCATTATTATCCGCCTTCATTGTTATTTGTTACCCACCAATGAGTAATCCCATACCGTTGATAGGCAAAATAACCGAATCCAATGAATCGACTTTAAAATATCCAGAGTTCAAGATCCAAGGTCTTCGAGCTATTGAGGTCcctataattttacaaaacaactATTCAGCCTACATAGATTCCGAGCTCACAAAATAACTTCTAAgcctaagggcatctccaatggtaCTCTATATCTTACTCCAAACTCTATATTTGGAGtaaaaccatctccaatggtactCTATATTCTAttctaaaaatagagaaatgaataGTGTTACTAACactattcatttgttttttgacCACTATAAATGAATAGTGTTACTAACACtattcatttctctatttttagagtagattttttttatctacaaagTAATCCCTCAATTATCAtatcttaatttgttttttgaccCCTCTAAGTAGATCCCCAgctcataatttgttttttgaccactataagtctataacacAAAATCCTAGTAGGGATCATTTGTAAATTTCTCGGGTcgttttggtttgattgatttttttgtatataccCGGTTATCTTACTCTTTTTTATCTAAAGAGATGACTCAAAACCCAAACTTCTTTCGCAATTATGAGAGAAACAAACACCAGCACAAACAAAGGAACTCAGAAACAGGGCATAATATAACAGAGgaattcaagaaacagagatcttagcctACCATGAGTATCAATCACATCACAATAATAAAGATATGTTTAAGATTAAAGAACAGTTAGAGATTGAAAAGCATTTCGCAGCTGCATCTTTTACAAACACCGACTCTTCCACTTAACTTCTATTTGTTTGCTGGAATTTGCATCTCCCAATTTGCCAATCTTTCCAAGAAAGACTGCACTGGGATGTCAATGACTTCCCAGTCATCACCGATGGTGGAGGAACACTGAAAATGTATGAGTGCTTAAGTAGATACAAAGTCAAGTTAgacgaaacaaacaaaaagactcttaagagaagaaaatttaCCGGTTGTTGAGcaaaaaacttgttttctttgacTTCTGGAGCAAGTTCTGACAAGTCATGTAGAGGCAGTGGTGGAGGAGGAAACATTCTAGCTGGCATAGCTGGTGGTGGAAAAACTTGAAACTGAGGAAACTGAGGTATCACTGGAGGAGGGTGCACAAGCGTACCAGGCTGCATTTGTGTTGAAAGGTGTTGAGGACGCTTAAGATGGAGTTGTGCTTCACCTACAACACGCTCGTGACTAGCTGGAGCATCATATTGGTTAACCTGAGCTCCACCTTGATTCTGAGCACGGTAGTTTGTAAGCTTGAGATGGTAAAAGGCGTGATAAGGGTCTGAGCTCCACATAAAGTTGAATCTGGCATCATTTATATTAAGGGCCATGACCTTTCTCTCAATCTCCAACCCGTTCTTGGAAATTAAAAGTGCAGTTTCCTCGACAAGTCTTCTGATTTCTAGAGGTGGCTCACTGATTGCCACACTCGGCGGAAATCTATTTGGAAACATTCTACGCGATATGAAATCATTACGTGGTCCATGTGGTGCAGGTTGTATCATCCCATAATTAGGTTGAGGAACTTGAAGATTAGCTGAAGCGTTAGGACCTGAGCTCCTGAATCTTGCATCACTCACATTATTTGCCATGACCCGCCGCCGGAGATCCGCCTGACCTTGATTTGAATTGGATAACATGATTTGAGACAGAAACTAGAAACACCGTACCTCAGCGGGGAGGGAATAGCTCCGCCGCAACTTGGTGACCTAAAGCTTGGGAACCaaggaaacgaagaagaaaacctagaaaaaatatcaactatGAGCCCTAAAGCTACTATTTATAACGAAACTCGTTTGGCCGTTTTCTAATGGGCCTTAATCAATTAAGCTTATAATTTCAGAATATTATGTCTTAGCAAtgatttattctttaatttccGGATATTACGTTTAACATTATTTTTCTATGATTTGATCAAATTTTAGCTAACAGATCACAGATGGGACTGGATTAGTCAATATATACAACAACCCTAGTGAAGAAGATTCTCAAAAGTAAAGCCGTAGTAACCATCAGTGATTAAGAGTAACTGGATTGATACTTAAGGAAGATCTGATCAAACCATAAGGTTCTTCTGGTTAATAGACATGAACCATTGTTAGATTTGATCTACTAATACAAACTAAAATAGGTCGATAGCTTCTCCAATCAAGACATCTCTCACCACCCAACCATATTATCAAACTCATTAACACTTcttgtaaattttgtaattaagaAGGAATAATCTTAGGACCAATCTCTTAATCGTTGTCAAGGATTGGTCGTGTCAAGATCATCAGGATCTGACGCACTCGGCACTCTTTATGGTCTTAGTGCTTCttctatgttatttttttgtgtggaaaatGAGTTATGTTGCGATCTTCATCTGCCTTAAAGACAGATACGCGAGGAGTCGATAACCGAAAACCATGACAATGAGTGCAACTACTTCAGTTAGTCCACTGTCTATTCTCATCCCGTTGATGGATTCAGCTAAGTCCTGATATTGAACTTTTAGAAGAAGCTTGTAGGTGTGGTAATTGAAAGATAGATAACGTATCCACGAGATGAAAACCGGCACTTTCTGTAAAAAGAGACAAGGATATcaataaaacagaggaaatcaagaaacagagaaagttaaaaaacagagggcatcaagaaacagaggacTTGCCTTGACAAAGAATCCTCCTGCAAGCATGAATGTCATGACTGTTACTGAAGCTAAAGTCGTAGCCTTCTTTAAATCCATTAAAACGGCACCAATAGCAAGTCCGAGTCCCTAACAACGAGAATCATAATCAGCATTATGATTAAACTTTTACTTGTTAATTAGTGTTTTTAATGATTCTGATCTGAATATACCTGAGCTGCAATGATGCAAAGGAAAACAGTGAGCATGCTCAAGAAGAAGGGATATGGGCTGACACGAAGACCTGTCATGAAATAGACGACGAGAAGGAAAAGGGAAGGTAGAATAAAGTCGAGAGGGAGATCACTTGTGGTCCGAGCTAGGAAATATGCGCTTAGTTTATACATATCCGCTGCTCTCTCCTTATTCAACATCGCTCGCTCTTGCGGAAACGCAAAGATTGCTGTGAAAACAGGGAAGAATCCCCAAAAAACAGCTATGAAGAAGAGCAAACCGGCctgcaagaagaacaagagaagcATAAGAGTTTCATCTTCCTAAAAACCAACCCGAAACCTTAGTTTCTCAAACCAACAACATACCTGATCTTGTAGTCCTCTTGGAGTCCGAATGTCTGACTGCCACCAGAGAAGCCCTAAAATGACAGCTGTGGAAAGAACTTGTGTAACACGCAACCAGCTGAAGTACTCGTGTCGCCGTTCTTTGAGCCCTCTGCAGAACAGTATGCAATATTGCTCCCACCAGCCAGCTCCCCATTCGCGCTTTAGACGCAAACTTTTGGCCTTAGCTTCTTCGTCTAGTGGCACAGGATCcattagtttcttcttctcctgttcTGCAACCCTAGTCTCGTATGCCTCCACAAGATACTGCTTACAATTTTTCGATAGATATATATCAGAACTCAATACGGTTTCAGGTAATCTTAATTTGCTAACAATGTTGTTGTTTCTATAATAACCTCATGAACAGCAGCAGGAGAAGGCTTGCCAGTTTGTGTTTCTCTGCCTGAATTACCAACTTGAACTCTATCATCTAACTCAGAAGGCACAGAGATATCATTGATGTTACCGTTGGCTAGATCGAGCAAAAACTCTGCAGGGTTCATGGCGATAAGAGGAGAGCATCCAATGGAAGAGAAGTAATCCAAAGCTTCTGATGATTTTCCAAAGTAGAGAAGACTTCCTCTTCCCAATAGAATCAGCTTGTCAAATCTATGGAAGAGCCTACTCGAGGGCTGATGTATCGTTGTGATCACTGTTTTCCCCGCCTGTTTTCAACACATTTTCGTCAAGATATTCAGACAAAAATCAGAGCAAAAAATACAAATCGtctgaagaaacaaagaaagcaaacaaacatCGGAGATGTCGTGGAGCATCTGAATGGTTCTAAGAGCAGTAGTGGAATCTAAACCAGAGGTTGGTTCATCGAGAAGTAACAGAGAAGGATTAATGATAATTTCGTTTCCAATAgaaactcttttcctctctcCACCTGATACACCACGCACGAATGCTCCTCCAATCATAGTGTCTTGGCACCTACAACCATgcaagttattaaaataaagacCAACCATAATTAATTTCTTGTTATGTTTTGGAACCTATAAAAGATTCAACATACCTTTCCAAACCCAATTCTTGGATAACATCTAAAGCTCGTTGCTCCTTCTGCTCTCTCGTTAGAGTCTTGGATAACCGCAGACGAGCCGCGTAGGTTAGCGTTTCTTTCACGGTAAGATGAGGAAACAGAACATCATCTTGAGTCACAAATCCAATCCTACCACCAAAACCAAGAAGCAATTGTTAAGTCTCCGTGTGTATTCTTACAATGGAGTGTGAGAGTTTTAGggcaaaaaatattaattacctGCTTTTCAAGAATTTAGAGTAAGGCTTGTCGTTGTAAGTAACAGAGCCTCCGGTAGTGGATTGAGAGATTCTGCCAGCGAGTAAGCTAAGAAGAGTTGTTTTGCCACTCCCTGAAGGTCCCATGAGAGCAAGAACTTCACCAGGATTCACACTCCCAGTTATCCCAGTTAATATCTCTTTCTCCACAGATGAAGTCATTTTCTTTATTACCACTTTGTATGTAACTTCCTTGAACTACATcaatttcacacacacacaaaaaaaaaacacctctAAGTCTTCATCGATTACCTCACTCATGAAATAAAACCTAGCTATTTTGAGAAAtcttattaaaaattttcaCTTCTTCCCCCCTTTGTCTAATCTTAAAACTATGGATATGTGAAGTCTTGTACACAAATTTCATGTAGACCATGTACAAGACTATGAACCTGATGAAAAGTATATATAGAGAATGAGAGACAATTGTGTGCTATTCTTTTGCTGATCTCCTCTCAGTGCCTGTGCAAACAGAGAAGATCAGTACCAAAAGAGATCGATCCGTCCCTTACGCAAAAACCACTAACTACGTCAATCCAAATTTCTAACATTTCTCTTTGTAACAACCCCATCTGTTTTTTTAAttgctctcttcttcctctgctttggATATATAAGTATTTTACCTTGAGAAAGATGGGTAATGTTGGTTCTGCTTGAAACTTAGGCCTCTTCTTTCCCGCTTCTATATCTTCCGCTGAAACAGTTACGTTATACCGTTGATTCATCGTTgctcaataaattatattaaaaataaaagccaGGGGCTCTGTCAGTGAATGAATCTTTAAGTAGGTGAATTTTAACAGTTAACACCAAAGCACACTATATGGTAAGTGAGCTTATAATATACGATGTGTAAAACTATATGTTGGCCAATCTTTGTCAGCCTACTAAACGTCTTTTACGTATACGTAAGATTTGGACTTTGGAGGTACATCATTTGCAGATTACAACAGACCAAACGCTAATAACTCCAAAATCAGGACCCACAAATTTTGACTAATTAGTAAGAGATTCATTGACTTGTTCTCACCAATTTTTAACCTACTTAGTCATAAAAAGCTGTTAAGTTGGTGAATCAATCACTACGTGACGTTTACATATCACTAGTTTctattttgttcctttttccGCTACGTACGTCTTAATTTGTTTAGTTACGTAAGTTTCTACCTATATAAGTATTagttaatacaaaaaaaaattgcatcaTTAAGTGAGAATAATGCAGAATAAGTGTACAACTATGATTGACTGATGGTTATCAAAACAAATAGTACAACTTCGAATTTTATGACAATCACTAGTGGTGACTTATTGacttttattaaaacaaatgcTCAGATTGACaaaatatcaacatatataagaaaacaaacaaaagtacaatATTAACACTAAACATCTATTGTAAGTGGCCGTAGGCATGATATatctttaacaacaacaaaaaaacaattagtactatttctttaaaaacaatatcGGGCATTTGGAAGCACTTAATAATCTATCTTTTTTGAATATGGGGCCAACATCATAAGATTCAAAGAATAGTTTTGCACTCTCGAGTTTATGTCATGTAATATagaattaaaagtaaattaaactAATAGTATCACTTTAAACCACTGGGAAtgaccaaataaaatattaataccACAACAAAGATATTAATGCTTTTCTCGTTACATATTAAAAGTTTGCCTATATaaatactctctctgtttcatattaaatGTCATTTTAGACTgaaaattttgttacaaaataagtattattttgtattttcaacgtagatgtttggtaaattttccAATTACCAATTTAATGTAttgattaatagaaaaaaataaataatatattaataagaggtaaaatagaaaatttaataatttttttaacctatatgaaaaatactaaaatgatatttaatatgaaacagagagaatataaatatatattaattgcaGCACCACCCAATTTgcaattgaaaagaaaataagtggTGGGAGTTTCTTTTTGCACGAGAAAGAGAACACGTGGAGTAAATTAGGAGGCTCAATAGTTTTTGTATCTCTCTGTTAAATAATTTATCCAACTCTCTCATGCAAAAAAGGCAAAGCGACGCACACCAATCATGTATCCGTTGTTATCATATCATTAAATTTTTGCACGTCTTAATGACCATACTACCCTCTAAGCATGGGAACATCGTAACTTAATATGACGAAAGTACCCTTAGGATGAGTTCACACGACTTACGTATCATCTCGTCGTCGCTGAACGGTTTCGAGTCGGAGATTTCCTCCGGCGGCATAGCGAACCCGGTGAACGAAAACGAAAGTCCCAGGGATGCGCTAGAAGCACGACTCAGAGCCGCAC contains:
- the LOC104734663 gene encoding nucleolin 2-like, whose product is MDESVDKGMKSLSLNGSSDAAIPNSRGIGRIFASGYDTALTRDVVESALRKHFASCGEITDVYIPVNYHEDNRIWKCAFIYFVGEGAVDKALKLNGSDVDGWNVSVTAYPFPENANSSGDVKVEGYDPSLSRDEILSAMTKLFSSYGEISPIIFSDRSIAY
- the LOC104734665 gene encoding probable splicing factor 3A subunit 1, which encodes MLSNSNQGQADLRRRVMANNVSDARFRSSGPNASANLQVPQPNYGMIQPAPHGPRNDFISRRMFPNRFPPSVAISEPPLEIRRLVEETALLISKNGLEIERKVMALNINDARFNFMWSSDPYHAFYHLKLTNYRAQNQGGAQVNQYDAPASHERVVGEAQLHLKRPQHLSTQMQPGTLVHPPPVIPQFPQFQVFPPPAMPARMFPPPPLPLHDLSELAPEVKENKFFAQQPCSSTIGDDWEVIDIPVQSFLERLANWEMQIPANK
- the LOC104734666 gene encoding ABC transporter G family member 22, translated to MSMEKPPLATGLARTRSEQLYESVAAAIKSPHGSMDANGIPATAPAAVGGGGTLSRKSSRRLMMGASPGRSGGAGTHIRKSRSAQLKLELEEVSSGAALSRASSASLGLSFSFTGFAMPPEEISDSKPFSDDEMIPEDIEAGKKRPKFQAEPTLPIFLKFKEVTYKVVIKKMTSSVEKEILTGITGSVNPGEVLALMGPSGSGKTTLLSLLAGRISQSTTGGSVTYNDKPYSKFLKSRIGFVTQDDVLFPHLTVKETLTYAARLRLSKTLTREQKEQRALDVIQELGLERCQDTMIGGAFVRGVSGGERKRVSIGNEIIINPSLLLLDEPTSGLDSTTALRTIQMLHDISDAGKTVITTIHQPSSRLFHRFDKLILLGRGSLLYFGKSSEALDYFSSIGCSPLIAMNPAEFLLDLANGNINDISVPSELDDRVQVGNSGRETQTGKPSPAAVHEYLVEAYETRVAEQEKKKLMDPVPLDEEAKAKSLRLKREWGAGWWEQYCILFCRGLKERRHEYFSWLRVTQVLSTAVILGLLWWQSDIRTPRGLQDQAGLLFFIAVFWGFFPVFTAIFAFPQERAMLNKERAADMYKLSAYFLARTTSDLPLDFILPSLFLLVVYFMTGLRVSPYPFFLSMLTVFLCIIAAQGLGLAIGAVLMDLKKATTLASVTVMTFMLAGGFFVKKVPVFISWIRYLSFNYHTYKLLLKVQYQDLAESINGMRIDSGLTEVVALIVMVFGYRLLAYLSLRQMKIAT